In the genome of candidate division KSB1 bacterium, one region contains:
- a CDS encoding DUF2203 domain-containing protein — MNEYNYKNPYKNDAMPCFTLEQANSVLPKIIALTEQALEDLKEARVRMESEQLFNEADAQQSYDIQVALTLERWSTEIIQLGAYPKGFFTVDFKSFLPDTLLCWTYGEDKISHTHKVWENFKHRRQIEHPEIYSMALSLN; from the coding sequence GTGAACGAATACAATTATAAAAATCCCTATAAAAACGACGCCATGCCTTGTTTTACGTTGGAACAGGCTAACAGTGTTTTGCCGAAAATTATTGCCTTGACGGAACAAGCTCTGGAAGATTTAAAAGAAGCACGGGTTCGCATGGAATCGGAACAATTGTTCAACGAAGCCGACGCCCAGCAGAGTTATGATATTCAGGTTGCCTTGACGCTGGAGCGCTGGTCGACGGAAATCATTCAGCTCGGCGCGTATCCAAAGGGTTTTTTTACGGTGGATTTTAAAAGCTTCCTGCCGGACACGCTGCTCTGCTGGACGTACGGCGAAGACAAGATTTCGCACACGCACAAAGTCTGGGAAAATTTCAAGCACCGCCGGCAAATTGAGCACCCGGAAATTTATTCGATGGCGCTGTCGTTGAATTGA
- a CDS encoding acyl-CoA dehydrogenase family protein, with the protein MAILNPVDFYNLDAQFSAEERAVRDQVREFVRKEAAPIIRNHFRAGTFPKELIRPIGEMGLLGANLQGYGCPGLNNVAYGLILHELEWCDSALRSFGSVQGSLVMYPIWAFGSEEQKNKYLPKLAKAELIGCFGLTEPDFGSNPGGMATRAQRAANGYVLNGRKMWITNGTMADVAVVWAKLDGNIRGFLVEKGAKGFSTKAMHGKLSLRASDTAELLLDDCQVPENAILPKSDGLKSPLSCLTQARYGIAWGVLGAATACYEEALRYAQGRVQFGKPIAAFQLTQEKFAHMVTEITKMQLLCLQLGRMKDQGKIHPAQVSLAKRNNCHQALEIARACREILGANGIIDDYVSMRHAANLESVKTYEGTHEIHTLILGQAVTGISAFE; encoded by the coding sequence ATGGCCATTCTCAATCCGGTTGATTTTTACAATCTCGACGCACAGTTTTCCGCCGAAGAAAGAGCGGTTCGGGACCAAGTTCGCGAGTTTGTCCGCAAGGAAGCGGCGCCGATCATTCGCAATCATTTCCGCGCCGGAACGTTTCCGAAAGAACTCATCAGGCCCATTGGCGAGATGGGCCTGCTGGGCGCGAATTTGCAAGGCTACGGCTGCCCCGGCTTGAACAATGTGGCATATGGGTTGATTCTGCACGAGCTTGAATGGTGCGATTCGGCGCTGCGCAGCTTTGGCTCGGTGCAAGGCAGTCTGGTGATGTATCCGATTTGGGCGTTTGGCTCTGAAGAGCAGAAGAACAAGTATTTGCCGAAATTGGCGAAGGCGGAATTGATCGGCTGCTTTGGCCTCACCGAACCGGATTTTGGCTCGAACCCCGGCGGCATGGCGACGCGTGCGCAAAGGGCGGCAAACGGCTACGTGCTCAACGGCCGCAAAATGTGGATCACCAACGGCACAATGGCGGACGTCGCGGTGGTGTGGGCGAAACTCGACGGCAACATCCGCGGTTTTCTCGTCGAGAAGGGCGCAAAGGGGTTTTCGACGAAAGCGATGCACGGCAAGCTGTCGCTGCGCGCTTCGGATACGGCGGAACTGCTGTTGGATGATTGCCAGGTGCCGGAAAATGCGATTTTGCCGAAATCCGACGGCCTCAAGTCGCCGCTGAGCTGCTTGACGCAAGCGCGCTATGGCATCGCCTGGGGCGTGCTCGGTGCGGCGACGGCTTGTTATGAAGAGGCCTTGCGTTACGCGCAAGGTCGCGTTCAATTCGGCAAGCCGATTGCTGCTTTTCAATTGACGCAGGAAAAATTTGCCCACATGGTAACTGAAATTACCAAAATGCAATTGCTGTGTTTGCAGCTTGGACGCATGAAAGATCAGGGCAAAATTCATCCGGCGCAGGTGAGCCTGGCCAAACGCAACAATTGCCATCAGGCTTTGGAGATTGCGCGCGCCTGCCGCGAGATTCTCGGCGCCAACGGCATCATCGACGATTACGTGAGCATGCGTCATGCCGCCAATCTCGAAAGCGTCAAAACCTACGAAGGCACGCATGAGATCCACACCTTGATTCTCGGCCAGGCGGTGACGGGAATTTCGGCGTTTGAATGA
- the rny gene encoding ribonuclease Y yields MPNLWITIVVGVAAFAAAWMLAQLSIQARLRKAQGAAEDILNNAKREAERQKNQIIVQAKEEWFRRRDEQENQLKQRLRKIEENEARIDERDKKLSRREDALRQRESAVTQRESEVTAQREALRAKDDELTRLIKQQNIELSKITQLSPEEARQQLFENLRHEFNKEAAEIYKTIVDETKANALREAKRILTMTIESIASEHAAETSVSVVPLPSEEVKGRIIGREGRNIKAFEQATGVKVIVDDTPEAVVLSAFDPVRREVARIALEKLINNGKIHPQRVDEVVAQAEQEVEKNIWRAGNEAVANVGIGKVHPEIIRTLGRLYYRTSYGQNVLAHSQEVAHICGLMAAELKLDVKLAKRAALLHDIGKALSQNQEGTHTQLGMELAKKYNEDPVVINAIGSHHEDIAADNLISLLVSAADAISGSRPGARRDTLDGYLKRIDKLEKVADSFEAVSKAYAISAGREIRVMVQPEKISDAQADLLASDIAKKIQQELEYPGQIKVTVIRESRATSYA; encoded by the coding sequence ATGCCGAATTTATGGATAACCATTGTCGTGGGCGTTGCGGCGTTCGCAGCGGCCTGGATGCTGGCGCAACTCAGCATTCAAGCCCGATTGCGCAAAGCCCAGGGCGCCGCCGAAGATATTTTGAATAATGCCAAAAGAGAAGCCGAACGCCAAAAGAATCAAATCATCGTTCAAGCCAAGGAAGAATGGTTTCGCCGCCGCGACGAGCAGGAAAATCAGCTTAAACAGCGCCTAAGGAAAATTGAAGAAAATGAAGCAAGGATTGATGAGCGTGACAAGAAACTGAGCCGCCGCGAAGATGCGTTGAGACAGCGCGAAAGCGCGGTCACACAAAGAGAAAGCGAAGTCACCGCCCAGCGCGAGGCCTTGCGCGCCAAAGATGATGAATTGACCCGTCTGATCAAACAGCAGAATATCGAGCTTTCCAAGATCACCCAGCTTTCGCCCGAAGAAGCCAGGCAGCAGCTCTTTGAAAATCTTCGCCACGAATTCAACAAGGAGGCCGCTGAAATTTATAAAACCATCGTCGATGAAACCAAGGCCAACGCCTTGCGTGAGGCCAAGCGCATTCTCACGATGACGATTGAAAGCATTGCCTCGGAACATGCTGCCGAAACTTCAGTTTCAGTCGTGCCGTTGCCTTCGGAAGAAGTCAAGGGCCGCATCATCGGACGCGAAGGCCGCAACATCAAGGCCTTCGAGCAGGCGACGGGCGTCAAAGTCATCGTTGACGACACGCCGGAAGCGGTGGTGCTCTCGGCCTTCGATCCGGTGCGCCGCGAAGTGGCGCGCATTGCGCTTGAAAAGCTGATTAACAACGGCAAGATTCATCCGCAGCGCGTCGATGAAGTCGTGGCGCAAGCCGAACAAGAGGTGGAAAAAAATATCTGGCGCGCCGGCAATGAAGCTGTCGCCAATGTCGGCATCGGCAAGGTGCATCCGGAGATCATTCGGACTTTGGGCCGGCTCTATTATCGGACCAGTTACGGGCAAAACGTTTTGGCGCATTCACAGGAAGTCGCGCACATTTGCGGCCTGATGGCGGCGGAATTGAAGCTCGATGTGAAATTGGCGAAACGCGCTGCGCTGTTACACGACATCGGCAAAGCGTTGAGCCAAAATCAGGAAGGCACGCACACCCAGCTCGGCATGGAGTTGGCGAAGAAATACAATGAGGATCCGGTGGTCATCAACGCCATCGGCTCGCATCACGAAGACATTGCGGCGGACAATTTGATTTCGCTGTTGGTCAGCGCCGCCGATGCGATTTCCGGCTCACGCCCGGGCGCGCGGCGCGATACGCTCGACGGGTATCTGAAACGCATCGACAAGCTGGAAAAAGTCGCCGACAGTTTTGAAGCCGTCTCCAAAGCTTATGCCATCTCCGCCGGCCGCGAAATCCGCGTCATGGTGCAGCCCGAAAAAATCAGCGACGCCCAGGCGGATTTGCTGGCCTCGGACATTGCCAAAAAAATTCAGCAGGAATTGGAGTATCCCGGCCAGATCAAAGTCACGGTGATTCGCGAGAGCCGGGCGACGTCGTATGCGTGA
- a CDS encoding cytochrome c maturation protein CcmE produces the protein MSNKRVTIFLVFAAVIGIIGYLILSGFDDTTVAYYQTVDELKALGASADGKSYRVSGQVVAGSVVRAEDGLSMTFTIDELGNTMPVVYYGIIPDTFKEGVGVLLEGKYANGRFEATTIMTKCASKYEGEGQAQQTQTAS, from the coding sequence ATGTCCAATAAAAGAGTAACTATTTTTCTCGTTTTTGCCGCCGTCATCGGCATTATCGGTTATCTGATTTTGAGCGGCTTCGATGACACCACGGTCGCTTACTATCAGACCGTCGATGAATTGAAAGCGCTCGGCGCCAGCGCTGATGGCAAAAGTTATCGCGTCAGCGGCCAGGTTGTTGCCGGCTCGGTCGTGCGCGCCGAAGACGGCTTGTCGATGACCTTTACCATCGACGAGCTTGGCAACACCATGCCGGTTGTTTACTACGGCATTATTCCCGACACTTTCAAAGAAGGCGTCGGCGTGCTGCTCGAGGGCAAGTATGCCAATGGCCGCTTCGAGGCGACCACCATCATGACGAAATGCGCCAGTAAATATGAGGGTGAAGGGCAGGCCCAACAAACACAAACGGCGTCGTGA